The genome window AAATTTCACCGCTTCATCAAGAAATTTACGAGTATGCCGATAAAATTTCGACTTTACTGTTGCCTAAAACACAATCGTATTATGAGGTATTTATTGATGGAGAGAAAATTTACGAACGTTCCGCAGAAGCCGATCCGTTGTATGAAGATCGTTATTTGCCAAGAAAATTTAAAATTGCCATTGCAATTCCGCCAAGTAATGATGTTGATGTTTTTACAAATGACATTGGACTGATTGCTGTTGTTGAAAACAATGAATTAAAAGGTTTTAATATTGCTATTGGCGGTGGTTTGGCTACTACACATGGTAATCCGAATACGTATTCTCGATTGGGAAGTATTATTGGATTTACCGATACGGAAGAGAAAACTTTAAAGGCGGTTTATGAAATATTAACCGTACAACGTGATTTTGGTAATCGTGTTGATCGAAAGCTGTCTCGCTTAAAATATACAGTTGATCGTTTAACAGTAGAAGGATTTAAAAAGGAGTTAGAAAGCCGAATAGGATTCGAATTGTTACCAGCGAAGCCTTTTACATTTACCGAAAGAAGTGACAGGTATGGTTGGGAGCAAAATCATTTAGGAAAATGGTTTTATACTTTATTTGTAGAACACGGGGTGATAAAGCCTTATCAGAAGCAATTTCTATTTGAATTGGCACAACTTGGAATTTCTAATTTTATTTTTTCAGGAAATCAAAACTTGATTTTAGGAGAAATAAGTGAAGCTGATAAAGCGAAAGTAGAAGTGTTATTAAAAGCGCATGATATTGAACAAAAAGTGAGTGCCTTGCGAAAAAACTCGATGGCTTGTGTGGCCTTGCCTACCTGTCCATTAGCATTGGCTGAAGCACAACGTTATTTGCCAGAATTGGTTACCAAAATAGAGCCGATTTTAGAAAAATACCAACTTTCAGATGATGAAATTTCAATTCGTATGACGGGTTGTCCAAATGGATGTGGTCGTCCTTATGTTGCAGAATTAGGGTTTATTGGTACAGGTCCGGAACATTACAATTTTATGTTGGGAGGTGATCGTTTTGGTGAAAGATTGAATGTTTTGTACAAGGAAAAATTAAATGAAAGCCAAATTTTAGAAGAAGTAGATCGCTTGTTTTCGGATTATGTAACCAATAGAAATTTGCATGAAACATTTGGAGATTTTGCTTTTAGAACTCTTTTTGCAAATTAAAAATCATCTAGTAAAAGTAGTTTGCTTTTTCTTGGTGTTGTTTTTTCAAAATGGTTTTGGACAAAAAAATGTCGAGCATCAAAAATTAATTTGGTATGGCTATTATATTAACTTGAAATTGAATCCAAATTGGAAGTTAAATGCGGAAATACAAGAACGTCATTTTATAAGTCCAGTAAAACAACATCAATTGGTTGTACGAACAAATATTGAAAGAAAGATAATTAACAATTGGTCGGCTTTGGCTGGGATGGCATTGTTTTTACAAAGTCCAAATGATCCTTATTCATCATCAAATTTGATGGTGCCAGAGCTTCGACCAAGTGTTGGTTTTGCGAATTTTGAACATTTTGGAAAGTTAAAAATGAATCATAAATATCAATTAGAAGCTCGATTTTTTCAAAATCAAGTTGATGGAGAATTGGTTTCTGGCTATTCGTTTTTAAATTTTCGTTTTCGATACCAATTAGGATTTGATTATCCCTTGTTGAAAGTAGATGATTCTGATAAAATAATTATAAAATTAAAAGATGAAATAATGTTGAATGTGGGTAATCAAATCGTTAAAAATACATTTGATCAAAATCGAGTTTACTTAGTTTTGAATTTTGTTGTAACGCCAAAACTTGCATTTGAAGTTGGTTATTTGAATTGGTTTCAACAGCAAAAATCAGGAGGCAATTATTATAATAGAGATATATTACGTTTTTCAATTTTTCACACTATTTCATAAAAAATAAAATATGAAGAATACACTTTTTCCAGTTTTTTTAAAAACCGATTCGGCTCATTTTTTAATTGTAGGCGGAGGAAATGTTGGTTTAGAAAAAACAGAAACTTTGTTGAGGCAAAATCCGGATATTAAAATTAGAATTGTAGCTACTTATTTTCATGCTAATTTAACCGAAATTGGAAAGAAACATTCTAATATAACTTTTCTTGAACGTCCTTTTGAGGAGCAAGATTTAATTGGTGTAGATTATGTAATTATAGCAACGGATAAACCAGAAGTTAATTTAGCAATTCGAGAATTAGCCAAATCAAAAGGAATTAAAGTTAATGCAGCGGATCAGCCTGCGTTATGTGATTTTTATTTGGGTTCTATTGTGAATAAAGGAAGTTTAAAAATTGCTATTTCAACCAATGGAAAGTCGCCAGTTTTAGCCCGTCGATTACGCGAATATTTTACAGAAGTTATTCCGGATAATATCGAAGAAAGTATTGAGGTTTTGAATACTTTCCGAAGTCAACACAAAGGAGATTTTCAAGAAAAATTGAGTGATTTGAATAAAGCTACAGCGAGTTTTCAAAAAAACAACGAACCAAAGAAATACAAGCGATTGGCTTTTACATTGGCATCATCTTTTTTGATGTTCTTTATTGGTTATGGTTGTTCAACTTTAGTGACTTTTTCTGATATTCAAAATGGGTTGAGCTTAATTCCTAATGAGTTTTATTACATGCTTTTAATAGGTTTTGTAGCACAATTAATTGATGGCGCAGTTGGTTTAGGATATGGTGTTACGTGTGCAACAAGTATGATGATTTTAGGAGTAAAATTACCAGCTATAAGCGGAAGTATTCACACGGCTGAAATGTTTTCAAGTGCTATAAGTGGTTTTTCGCATTATAAATTTGGTAATGTAAACAAGCGATTGCTTTTTTGGTTGGCTTCTTTTGGAGTTGTTGGAGCTGTTTTAGGGGCTTTTTTCTTGGTTTATTTAGGTAATGAGTATGAGAATTTTGCTTATTTGGTTTTGTCTTCCTATACTTTTGTTATTGGTGTTCGATTGCTTGTTATTGCTTTTAAAAAGATTCAAATGAAAAAGAAGATAAAATTTTTAGGAGTATTAGGATTTACTGGAGGTTTTATGGATGCCTTTGGTGGTGGTGGTTGGGGACCAATTGTAACTTCAACGTTGTTGGCAAAAGGAAGAAAATCAAAATACGTTGTTGGTACAGTTAGTTTAGCTGAATTTTTTATAACCTTGGCGGCTTCAATAGTGTTTTTTACTTCGTTAGGAGTAAGTCATTGGTACATTGTGTTAGGATTGATTTTAGGTGGAGTTATTGCTTCGCCAATTGCGGCAAAATTAGCAGGAAGACTTCCGCAAAAAGCAGCACTTTTATTTGTTTCTTTCCTAGTTATAGTGTTTAGTGTCAGAGTGTTTTTAAAGATAATTTAAAATGTTTGTGTTAAATAGAATAATTAACTTTCTAATTAAATTAATTTAGATTATTTTTCTAAATATTGAAAATAAAATAACAAAATTTAGATTTTTATTCTAAATATTTTTTGTGATAGATTTTTATTCTAATTTTGCCCTGTAAAACAAAAGTAAAAAATGATTTATACGATTTGCAATATGTGTATGATGATGTGGAATTTTCCGCAGAGGTCGACTATTGTATAATTTTAAATCAAAAAAATATTCAATGCTACCTCTGTTTTAAACAGAGGTTTTTTTATTGTAAAAATTAAAGATATGGAAGTGAGAATTTATATTCCAAGAAGATATTGCCGAATGTGTTCATGATTATTTAATGAAGTTTAGATTTTTGTTTGTTTGAAGACTGCCGATAGAAAACCTACCTAAAGGCAGTCTTTTTTAAAAAGTAAGATGAGTTATATTCAAAAAATAGTGTTCGAGAATTTCCCATTGCAAAATGGAGTGTTGCAATCAAAGGTTATTCTTTCTTATCAATTGTTCGGGCAGTCTATTGGAACAGCGCCTTTAGTTTTGGTAAATCATGCGTTAACAGGCAATTCGCATGTTATTGGAGAAAATGGTTGGTGGGAATCTTTAATTGGAGAACAAAAAACGATTGATACAAATAAGTATACAGTTTTAGTTTTCAATATTCCAGGAAATGGTTATCAAGATGAAAATAATCTAATTGAAAACTATCAAGATTTTACCACAAAAGATATTGCTAATCTATTTTGGAAAGGAATAGATTCATTTAAAATTGAAAGTGTTTTTGCAATTATAGGCGGAAGTTTAGGTGGAGCAATTGCTTGGGAAATGAATGCACTTCGTCCAAATGCAGTTCAGAATTTAATTCCAGTAGCTACAAGTTGGAAATCTTCTGATTGGTTAATTGGAAACGTCTTAATTCAAGATTTGATTTTGAAAAATTCTAAAAATCCTATTCACGATGCTAGAATTCACGCCATGTTGTTGTATCGAACTCCCGAATCATTGCAAGAAAAATTTCAGACCAAATTGCAAAATTCGGAAGGATTGTTTCAAGTGGAAAGTTGGTTGTTCCATCACGGAGAAAAATTGCAAAACAGATTTCAACTTTCAGCTTATAAACTGATGAATCATTTGTTGAAAACTACCGATATTTTTAGAAATAACAACCAATCTGAAATTATAAAAAGCATTACAGCAAACATTCATTTGGTAAGCGTGGATACCGATTATTTTTTTACTGCAAACGAAATCAAAACAGCTTTTCAGGAAATCAAAAACTACAAAAACAATGTGTTTTATCACGAAATCAAATCCATTCACGGACACGATGCTTTCTTGATTGAATTTGAACAACTAAACAACATACTAAAACCTATATTTAATTAGAAATCAAATGAAAATATTAAAATTTGGAGGAAAATCATTAGCAAACGGAGAAGGATTGCAAAAAGTAATTCAAACCATTGCTCAAAAATATTTTAATAATGAACCTATAGCAGTGGTCGTTTCAGCAAGAGGAAACGCTACTGATGAATTGGTAATTCTACTAAAAAAAGCACAAGCCAACATTAGTTTTCAAGCAGATTTTGAGCAATTCAAAAAATACCAATTGGAAGGTTTGAAAGAAAACATCTTCGAAGAAGAATTCTCAGTTTTGCAGAAATTATTAGAAGGTGTTTCGCTTTTAGGAGATTATAGCGAAAAAATTAAAGATCAAGTTATTGCTTATGGCGAAATTTTATCAGCAAAATATGTTGCTTATGTTTTAAATGAAAACAGTATTAAAGCACAATTTGTCGATTCACGCCAACTAATTAAAACCGATGCAAATTTTGGAAATGCGCAACCAATAGAAGCTACTTCAAAGCAAAATATATTGGAATATTTCGTTAAAAACGGCGATAAAGTAAATATTATTACAGGTTTTATCGGTTCAACTGTGCTTAACGAAACAACAACTTTAGGAAGAAACGGGAGTAATTACACTGCTTCGTTAATTG of Flavobacterium channae contains these proteins:
- a CDS encoding NADPH-dependent assimilatory sulfite reductase hemoprotein subunit — its product is MSEKLSSIEAIKTQSDGLRGTLKESIDLDNHTGNLRPDDETLVKFHGMYVQDDRDRRAERAAKKLDKLYSFMIRLRIPGGVISADQWIATHEISEQYGTGTLKITTRQTLQLHGLLKHQLRPTIQAFNTAKLDSIAACGDVNRNVIVSSHPQISPLHQEIYEYADKISTLLLPKTQSYYEVFIDGEKIYERSAEADPLYEDRYLPRKFKIAIAIPPSNDVDVFTNDIGLIAVVENNELKGFNIAIGGGLATTHGNPNTYSRLGSIIGFTDTEEKTLKAVYEILTVQRDFGNRVDRKLSRLKYTVDRLTVEGFKKELESRIGFELLPAKPFTFTERSDRYGWEQNHLGKWFYTLFVEHGVIKPYQKQFLFELAQLGISNFIFSGNQNLILGEISEADKAKVEVLLKAHDIEQKVSALRKNSMACVALPTCPLALAEAQRYLPELVTKIEPILEKYQLSDDEISIRMTGCPNGCGRPYVAELGFIGTGPEHYNFMLGGDRFGERLNVLYKEKLNESQILEEVDRLFSDYVTNRNLHETFGDFAFRTLFAN
- a CDS encoding DUF2490 domain-containing protein; the encoded protein is MKHLEILLLELFLQIKNHLVKVVCFFLVLFFQNGFGQKNVEHQKLIWYGYYINLKLNPNWKLNAEIQERHFISPVKQHQLVVRTNIERKIINNWSALAGMALFLQSPNDPYSSSNLMVPELRPSVGFANFEHFGKLKMNHKYQLEARFFQNQVDGELVSGYSFLNFRFRYQLGFDYPLLKVDDSDKIIIKLKDEIMLNVGNQIVKNTFDQNRVYLVLNFVVTPKLAFEVGYLNWFQQQKSGGNYYNRDILRFSIFHTIS
- a CDS encoding TSUP family transporter, with translation MKNTLFPVFLKTDSAHFLIVGGGNVGLEKTETLLRQNPDIKIRIVATYFHANLTEIGKKHSNITFLERPFEEQDLIGVDYVIIATDKPEVNLAIRELAKSKGIKVNAADQPALCDFYLGSIVNKGSLKIAISTNGKSPVLARRLREYFTEVIPDNIEESIEVLNTFRSQHKGDFQEKLSDLNKATASFQKNNEPKKYKRLAFTLASSFLMFFIGYGCSTLVTFSDIQNGLSLIPNEFYYMLLIGFVAQLIDGAVGLGYGVTCATSMMILGVKLPAISGSIHTAEMFSSAISGFSHYKFGNVNKRLLFWLASFGVVGAVLGAFFLVYLGNEYENFAYLVLSSYTFVIGVRLLVIAFKKIQMKKKIKFLGVLGFTGGFMDAFGGGGWGPIVTSTLLAKGRKSKYVVGTVSLAEFFITLAASIVFFTSLGVSHWYIVLGLILGGVIASPIAAKLAGRLPQKAALLFVSFLVIVFSVRVFLKII
- a CDS encoding alpha/beta fold hydrolase, whose product is MSYIQKIVFENFPLQNGVLQSKVILSYQLFGQSIGTAPLVLVNHALTGNSHVIGENGWWESLIGEQKTIDTNKYTVLVFNIPGNGYQDENNLIENYQDFTTKDIANLFWKGIDSFKIESVFAIIGGSLGGAIAWEMNALRPNAVQNLIPVATSWKSSDWLIGNVLIQDLILKNSKNPIHDARIHAMLLYRTPESLQEKFQTKLQNSEGLFQVESWLFHHGEKLQNRFQLSAYKLMNHLLKTTDIFRNNNQSEIIKSITANIHLVSVDTDYFFTANEIKTAFQEIKNYKNNVFYHEIKSIHGHDAFLIEFEQLNNILKPIFN